In Streptomyces sp. NBC_01408, one DNA window encodes the following:
- a CDS encoding alpha/beta hydrolase, translating into MLATTGWTAVHRPEAGTPLRAAALTAWASARINGRPVPPADAPVRTVARFFAGLDGAQRARLADGYPFVVGNLEGTPVSTRYRANLHGLEQAGLIEDARSRDVALTPADRSMASRRAHRFASLAEPGRQILAFDPTGGGLVAEVFGDLERAHRVSVIVPGVDTDLITFERTQRRFTAPVGMARSLYEAQRAASPDARTAVIAWAGYTAPTGVGMDAATGRMAVEGAARLRSLAVSLPGDSRVALFCHSYGSVVCGVAAHELPDRVTDLAVAGSPGMRAESADDLGTSARVWAMRDEGDWIEDVPHLEVGGLGHGADPVSPEFGARLLSSAGAKSHTGYFAPGTGALDNLAKIGTGAFGSVVCADAEDTCRRGISGTAGN; encoded by the coding sequence ATGCTGGCGACCACCGGCTGGACCGCCGTGCACCGCCCCGAGGCCGGCACCCCCCTGCGCGCCGCCGCCCTCACCGCCTGGGCCTCGGCCCGGATCAACGGCCGCCCGGTACCGCCCGCCGACGCCCCCGTGCGTACGGTGGCCCGCTTCTTCGCCGGACTCGACGGCGCCCAGCGGGCCCGCCTCGCCGACGGCTACCCGTTCGTCGTGGGCAACCTGGAGGGGACCCCCGTGTCCACCCGCTACCGGGCCAACCTGCACGGCCTGGAGCAGGCCGGCCTGATCGAGGACGCCCGCAGCCGGGACGTCGCGCTGACCCCGGCCGACCGCTCCATGGCGTCCCGCCGCGCCCACCGCTTCGCGTCCCTCGCCGAGCCCGGCCGGCAGATCCTCGCCTTCGACCCCACCGGCGGCGGCCTCGTCGCCGAGGTCTTCGGCGACCTCGAACGGGCCCACCGGGTCTCGGTGATCGTCCCCGGCGTCGACACCGACCTCATCACCTTCGAGCGCACCCAGCGCCGTTTCACCGCCCCCGTCGGCATGGCCCGGTCCCTGTACGAGGCCCAGCGCGCGGCCTCGCCGGACGCCCGGACCGCGGTCATCGCCTGGGCCGGCTACACCGCGCCCACCGGGGTGGGCATGGACGCGGCCACCGGCCGGATGGCCGTCGAGGGCGCCGCCCGGCTGAGGTCGCTGGCCGTATCCCTGCCCGGGGACTCGCGCGTGGCGCTGTTCTGCCACAGCTACGGCTCGGTGGTGTGCGGGGTCGCCGCGCACGAGCTGCCGGACCGGGTCACGGACCTGGCGGTGGCGGGCAGCCCCGGCATGCGCGCGGAGAGCGCCGACGACCTGGGCACCTCGGCCCGGGTGTGGGCGATGCGCGACGAGGGTGACTGGATCGAGGACGTACCGCACCTGGAGGTCGGCGGGCTGGGCCACGGCGCGGATCCGGTGTCCCCGGAGTTCGGCGCGCGGCTGCTGTCCTCGGCCGGCGCCAAGAGCCACACCGGCTATTTCGCGCCAGGCACCGGCGCGCTGGACAACCTCGCCAAGATCGGAACCGGCGCATTCGGTTCCGTGGTCTGCGCGGACGCGGAGGACACCTGCCGCCGTGGAATCTCCGGCACAGCAGGGAACTGA
- a CDS encoding DUF4429 domain-containing protein, whose amino-acid sequence MGDVLAGNHAVWEFDSDSVLIRFARGMRTPRVWQALGSRRIPLEAVCGVDLTPGKRDTVVLRATPRPGADPLMEAAAGQLKEACDPYRLVLPGERAAQAASFADALRSRLAPDAAEPAGRFLVEAPQPPVHLKAYDARLEFDGTAVTFRWSRTGATSTKWKAGDQRYPLTALSGIEWCSPEGPGGHLRLLPHEPRQSGADLRPDHDLATAVFRVGYGAVHESLPFAAAVLAALRGRAPVASVPGPRAGDDRLRHLSELHGAGLLTDAEYAALRARFSSAADA is encoded by the coding sequence ATGGGTGACGTACTGGCCGGAAACCATGCCGTCTGGGAGTTCGACTCGGACTCGGTGCTCATCCGCTTCGCACGGGGGATGCGAACGCCAAGAGTCTGGCAGGCGCTGGGCTCGCGCCGGATTCCCCTGGAAGCGGTGTGCGGGGTGGACCTGACCCCGGGGAAGCGGGACACGGTGGTGCTGCGCGCCACCCCGCGGCCGGGGGCCGATCCGCTGATGGAGGCCGCCGCAGGGCAGTTGAAGGAGGCCTGCGACCCGTACCGGCTGGTGCTGCCGGGCGAACGGGCCGCGCAAGCCGCCTCCTTCGCCGACGCGCTGCGCTCCCGCCTCGCGCCGGACGCCGCCGAACCGGCCGGGCGCTTCCTGGTCGAGGCCCCGCAGCCGCCGGTCCACCTGAAGGCGTACGACGCGCGGCTGGAATTCGACGGCACGGCGGTCACCTTCCGCTGGTCCCGCACCGGCGCCACCAGCACCAAGTGGAAGGCGGGCGACCAGCGTTACCCGCTGACCGCCCTCAGCGGGATCGAGTGGTGCTCCCCGGAGGGCCCCGGCGGCCACCTGCGGCTGCTGCCGCACGAGCCCCGGCAGAGCGGCGCCGACCTCCGCCCGGACCACGACCTCGCCACGGCGGTCTTCCGGGTGGGCTACGGGGCCGTGCACGAGTCGCTGCCGTTCGCCGCGGCCGTCCTCGCCGCCCTGCGCGGCCGCGCCCCGGTCGCATCGGTCCCCGGGCCCCGCGCCGGCGACGACCGCCTGCGGCACCTGAGCGAGCTGCACGGCGCGGGGCTGCTGACGGACGCCGAGTACGCGGCCCTGCGGGCCCGGTTCAGCTCCGCGGCCGACGCCTGA
- a CDS encoding CdaR family transcriptional regulator: MPQPEREHSPATHAAHPAPAHPHTATLRRLEKSSGRLAANAIARMDETLPWYRAMPPENRSWIGLVAQAGIAAFTEWFRHPETPQAISTDVFGTAPRELTRAITLRQTVEMVRTTIEVMETAIDEVAAPGDEQILREALLVYAREIAFATAQVYAQAAEARGAWDARLESLVVNAVLSGEADEGALSRAAALGWNSPEHVCVVLGTAPEGDSELTVEAIRRAARHHKLQVLTGVLGDRLVVIAGGSDNPMQVAKSLIGPFAAGPVVAGPVVPDLLNATKSAQAAAAGLKACTAWQDAPRPVLADDLLPERAIASDPAAREQLVEEIYRPLEEAGSALLETLSVYLEQASSLEGAARMLFVHPNTVRYRLRRVTDVTGWSPSDVRSAFTLRIALILGRLADGDPQS, encoded by the coding sequence GTGCCTCAACCCGAACGTGAGCATTCCCCCGCGACACACGCCGCGCATCCCGCTCCCGCCCATCCGCACACCGCGACGCTGCGCCGCCTGGAGAAGTCCTCCGGCCGGCTCGCGGCGAACGCGATCGCGCGGATGGACGAGACCCTGCCGTGGTACCGGGCGATGCCCCCGGAGAACCGGTCCTGGATCGGCCTGGTCGCGCAGGCCGGCATCGCCGCGTTCACGGAGTGGTTCCGGCACCCGGAGACCCCGCAGGCGATCTCGACCGACGTGTTCGGGACGGCTCCTCGGGAGCTGACCCGGGCGATCACGCTGCGCCAGACGGTGGAGATGGTCCGCACCACGATCGAGGTCATGGAGACCGCGATCGACGAGGTGGCGGCCCCGGGCGACGAGCAGATCCTGCGCGAGGCGCTGCTGGTGTACGCCCGGGAGATCGCCTTCGCGACCGCCCAGGTGTACGCGCAGGCCGCCGAGGCGCGCGGGGCGTGGGACGCCCGGCTGGAGTCCCTCGTCGTCAACGCGGTGCTGTCCGGGGAGGCCGACGAGGGCGCGCTGTCGCGGGCCGCGGCGCTGGGCTGGAACTCGCCGGAGCACGTGTGCGTGGTCCTCGGTACCGCGCCGGAGGGCGACAGCGAGCTGACGGTCGAGGCGATCCGGCGGGCGGCCCGGCACCACAAGCTCCAGGTGCTGACGGGTGTGCTCGGGGACCGTCTCGTCGTGATCGCGGGCGGCAGCGACAATCCGATGCAGGTGGCGAAGTCCCTGATCGGGCCGTTCGCGGCGGGTCCGGTGGTGGCCGGTCCGGTGGTGCCCGACCTGTTGAACGCGACGAAGTCGGCGCAGGCGGCCGCGGCCGGGCTGAAGGCGTGCACGGCGTGGCAGGACGCGCCGCGGCCGGTTCTGGCAGACGATCTCCTGCCGGAGCGCGCGATCGCCTCGGATCCGGCTGCGCGGGAGCAGTTGGTAGAGGAGATCTACAGACCGCTTGAAGAAGCGGGCTCAGCTTTGCTTGAGACGCTGAGCGTGTATCTGGAGCAGGCGAGCAGTCTGGAAGGGGCCGCCCGGATGCTGTTCGTGCACCCCAATACGGTGCGCTACCGGCTGCGACGTGTGACCGACGTCACCGGCTGGTCACCTTCTGACGTCCGTTCGGCCTTCACTCTGCGGATCGCCCTGATCCTCGGGCGTCTGGCCGACGGAGATCCGCAGTCCTAG
- a CDS encoding potassium channel family protein, with translation MKEPSRQLLWERRSQTPLLVLAVCFAVAYAVPIVVPDASAWVHRACTYAEWVVWGAFALDYLVRLGLAADRRQFVRTHWLDLCAVVLPLVQPLRLLRLVSTLLLVGRRARMAPQVRLTTYVAGAVVGLLMFGSLAVLSVERDAPDGNIKNLGDAVWWSFTTMTTVGYGDHSPTTGLGRVLAVGLMLSGIALLGVVTANIAAWFIARFERDDQVERLQLAAIRELQEEVRALRGEVARLGGGQADRPGAPAPRGTTAPTP, from the coding sequence ATGAAGGAACCCTCCCGCCAGCTGCTCTGGGAGCGGCGGAGCCAGACCCCGCTGCTCGTCCTCGCCGTGTGCTTCGCCGTCGCGTACGCCGTGCCGATCGTCGTGCCCGACGCGAGTGCGTGGGTGCACCGGGCGTGCACCTACGCGGAGTGGGTGGTGTGGGGGGCCTTCGCCCTCGACTACCTGGTGCGGCTGGGTCTCGCGGCGGACCGTCGGCAGTTCGTACGGACGCACTGGCTGGACCTGTGCGCCGTGGTGCTGCCGCTGGTGCAGCCGCTGCGGCTGCTGCGGCTGGTGTCGACGCTGCTGCTGGTGGGCCGGCGGGCCCGGATGGCGCCCCAGGTGCGGCTGACGACCTATGTGGCCGGGGCCGTGGTGGGGCTGCTGATGTTCGGCTCGCTGGCGGTGCTGAGCGTGGAGCGGGACGCCCCCGACGGGAACATCAAGAACCTGGGCGACGCCGTGTGGTGGTCCTTCACCACGATGACGACGGTCGGGTACGGCGACCACTCCCCCACCACCGGTCTGGGCCGGGTGCTGGCCGTCGGCCTGATGCTGTCGGGGATCGCCCTGCTGGGTGTGGTCACCGCGAACATCGCGGCCTGGTTCATCGCCCGCTTCGAGCGCGACGACCAGGTGGAGCGGCTCCAGCTGGCCGCCATCCGGGAGCTCCAGGAGGAGGTCCGGGCGCTGCGCGGCGAGGTCGCCCGGCTGGGCGGCGGTCAGGCCGACCGGCCGGGCGCCCCGGCGCCACGCGGGACTACCGCTCCCACACCTTGA
- a CDS encoding peptidase inhibitor family I36 protein produces the protein MRTCHTTPTPNTTRVTTVLAATVLALTALIPSTATHAHAAGPPTLGACATGQLCLWAKPEFKGARQTHELSTLDINSCTALPAGTSAQSLTNRTGRPVTTYQSAECAETGEFQTYPGDGVWLPQSPYQVRAFKVWER, from the coding sequence ATGCGTACGTGTCACACCACGCCCACCCCGAACACCACCCGCGTCACCACCGTCCTGGCCGCGACCGTGCTGGCGCTCACCGCCCTCATCCCGAGTACCGCCACCCACGCACACGCCGCGGGCCCGCCCACCCTCGGCGCCTGCGCGACCGGGCAGTTGTGCCTGTGGGCGAAGCCGGAGTTCAAGGGCGCCCGGCAGACCCACGAGCTGAGCACCCTGGACATCAACAGCTGCACCGCCCTGCCCGCCGGCACCAGCGCCCAGTCGCTCACCAACCGCACCGGCCGCCCGGTCACCACGTACCAGTCGGCGGAATGCGCCGAGACCGGCGAGTTCCAGACCTACCCGGGCGACGGGGTCTGGCTGCCCCAGTCGCCCTACCAGGTACGGGCGTTCAAGGTGTGGGAGCGGTAG
- a CDS encoding MFS transporter: MTSQITVDDQVPAKEPGPAAARNGLRGHPWLTLFAVAIGVMMVTLDGTIVAVANPAIQKDLGASLAEVQWITNGYLLALAVSLITAGKLGDRFGHRQTFLIGIAGFAVSSAAIGLSEGVELVIGFRVAQGLFGALLMPAALGLLRATFPAEKLNMAIGIWGMVIGASTAAGPIVGGLLVEHVSWQSVFFINVPVGIVALLFGLFILVDHRAENAPRSFDLLGIVLLSGAMFSLIWALIKAAEWGWGDSKTLFFLAAAVLCFGLFTFWESRVAEPLIPLGMFRSLPLSAGTVLMVLMAFAFMGGLFFVTFYLQNVHGMSPVDSGLHLLPLTGMMIIGSPLAGAAITKVGPRIPLVAGMVATAAACFGMAQLTPGTGTLTMSLWFALLGLGLAPVMVGATEVIVGNAPLELSGVAGGLQQAAMQVGGSLGTAVLGAVMAGTVSSSFGDNWRAAQLPPLAPEQQELAEKGVQVGIAPVPPEAPAEVAQAIGKVAHDTFVSGMSTAFTVAGTVAVLAAVVACFTKRGENAAAGAGAAHV; the protein is encoded by the coding sequence ATGACTAGTCAGATCACTGTCGACGATCAGGTACCCGCCAAGGAGCCAGGCCCGGCCGCCGCCCGGAACGGACTGCGCGGGCACCCCTGGCTGACCCTCTTCGCCGTCGCGATCGGCGTCATGATGGTCACCCTGGACGGCACGATCGTCGCCGTCGCCAACCCCGCCATCCAGAAGGACCTCGGCGCCTCGCTCGCCGAGGTGCAGTGGATCACCAACGGCTACCTGCTGGCCCTCGCGGTCTCCCTGATCACCGCGGGCAAGCTCGGCGACCGCTTCGGCCACCGCCAGACCTTCCTCATCGGCATCGCCGGCTTCGCCGTGTCCTCCGCGGCGATCGGCCTGTCCGAAGGCGTCGAGCTCGTCATCGGCTTCCGCGTCGCGCAGGGCCTGTTCGGCGCGCTGCTGATGCCCGCCGCCCTCGGCCTGCTGCGCGCCACCTTCCCCGCCGAGAAGCTCAACATGGCCATCGGCATCTGGGGCATGGTCATCGGCGCCTCCACCGCCGCCGGGCCCATCGTCGGCGGCCTGCTCGTCGAGCACGTCAGCTGGCAGTCCGTCTTCTTCATCAACGTGCCCGTGGGCATCGTCGCGCTGCTCTTCGGCCTGTTCATCCTGGTCGACCACCGGGCCGAGAACGCCCCGCGCTCCTTCGACCTCCTCGGCATCGTGCTCCTGTCCGGCGCGATGTTCTCGCTGATCTGGGCACTGATCAAGGCCGCGGAGTGGGGCTGGGGCGACTCCAAGACCCTCTTCTTCCTGGCCGCCGCCGTGCTCTGCTTCGGTCTCTTCACCTTCTGGGAGAGCAGGGTCGCCGAACCGCTGATCCCGCTCGGCATGTTCCGCTCGCTGCCGCTGTCCGCGGGCACCGTGCTGATGGTGCTCATGGCCTTCGCCTTCATGGGCGGCCTGTTCTTCGTCACCTTCTACCTGCAGAACGTGCACGGCATGAGCCCCGTCGACAGCGGCCTGCACCTGCTGCCGCTGACCGGCATGATGATCATCGGCTCGCCGCTGGCCGGCGCCGCGATCACCAAGGTCGGACCGCGGATCCCGCTCGTCGCCGGAATGGTCGCCACCGCCGCCGCCTGCTTCGGGATGGCGCAGCTCACCCCCGGCACCGGCACCCTCACCATGTCCCTCTGGTTCGCCCTCCTCGGCCTCGGCCTCGCGCCCGTCATGGTCGGTGCCACCGAGGTCATCGTCGGCAACGCCCCGCTGGAGCTCTCCGGCGTGGCCGGCGGACTCCAGCAGGCCGCGATGCAGGTCGGCGGCAGCCTGGGCACCGCGGTCCTCGGCGCGGTCATGGCCGGCACGGTCAGCAGCTCGTTCGGGGACAACTGGCGGGCGGCCCAGCTGCCCCCGCTCGCCCCCGAGCAGCAGGAGCTCGCCGAGAAGGGGGTCCAGGTGGGCATCGCCCCCGTTCCGCCGGAGGCCCCCGCGGAGGTCGCGCAGGCGATCGGCAAGGTCGCCCACGACACCTTCGTCTCCGGCATGAGCACAGCCTTCACCGTCGCGGGCACGGTCGCGGTCCTCGCCGCCGTCGTGGCCTGCTTCACCAAGCGCGGGGAGAACGCCGCCGCGGGCGCGGGCGCGGCCCACGTCTGA
- a CDS encoding serine hydrolase — protein sequence MESLRIIETWPVPAAAAAVVRADGSLAGSHGPVDRRFPLASVTKPLAAYAALVAYEEGAIELDEPAGPEGSTVRHLLAHTSGLAFDEHRVTAPPGQRRLYSNAGFEELGDHIAKATGIPFAEYLHQAVFEPLGMTSSALEGSPAKDGVSTVRDLVRFAAELQAPRLLDVRTVAEATGVVHPGLKGVLPGYGHQSPNDWGLGLEIRDGKSPHWTGSSSSPRTFGHFGQSGTFLWVDPDARAACVALTDRAFGPWAVEAWPPFTDAVLAELAAG from the coding sequence ATGGAAAGCCTGCGGATCATCGAGACCTGGCCGGTACCGGCGGCCGCGGCTGCCGTCGTGCGCGCCGACGGCAGCCTGGCCGGCTCCCACGGGCCCGTCGACCGGCGCTTCCCGCTGGCCTCGGTCACCAAGCCGCTCGCCGCGTACGCCGCCCTCGTCGCGTACGAGGAAGGCGCGATCGAGCTGGACGAACCGGCCGGGCCCGAGGGCTCGACGGTCCGTCACCTGCTGGCGCACACCAGCGGCCTGGCCTTCGACGAGCACCGGGTCACCGCCCCGCCCGGGCAGCGCCGGCTGTACTCGAACGCCGGTTTCGAGGAGCTCGGCGACCACATCGCCAAGGCGACCGGGATCCCCTTCGCGGAGTACCTGCACCAGGCCGTCTTCGAGCCGCTGGGCATGACCTCCTCCGCCCTGGAGGGCTCGCCCGCCAAGGACGGCGTCTCCACCGTCCGCGACCTCGTACGGTTCGCCGCCGAACTCCAGGCGCCCCGGCTGCTCGACGTCCGCACGGTCGCCGAGGCCACCGGCGTAGTGCACCCCGGCCTCAAGGGCGTCCTGCCCGGCTACGGGCACCAGTCCCCCAACGACTGGGGGCTCGGCCTGGAGATCCGCGACGGCAAGTCCCCGCACTGGACGGGCAGCTCGTCCTCGCCGCGCACCTTCGGCCACTTCGGCCAGTCCGGCACCTTCCTGTGGGTGGACCCGGACGCGCGCGCCGCGTGCGTGGCGTTGACGGACCGCGCTTTCGGGCCGTGGGCCGTCGAGGCCTGGCCCCCCTTCACCGACGCGGTCCTGGCGGAACTGGCCGCGGGCTAG
- a CDS encoding MerR family transcriptional regulator — MSQSLTQTRYTISEVEARTGLTQHTLRWYERIGLLPQVGRSHSGQRRFSDQDLHWLAFVGKLRATGMSVADMVRYAELVRAGEHTVDERRELLERTRRDVRARLAELTDALAVLDYKIGTYGRNTCPGPARP; from the coding sequence ATGAGCCAGAGCCTGACGCAGACGCGGTACACGATCAGCGAGGTCGAGGCCCGGACCGGTCTGACCCAGCACACCCTGCGCTGGTACGAGCGGATCGGCCTGCTGCCGCAGGTGGGCCGCTCCCACTCCGGCCAGCGCCGCTTCAGCGACCAGGACCTGCACTGGCTCGCCTTCGTGGGCAAGCTGCGCGCCACCGGGATGTCGGTGGCGGACATGGTCCGGTACGCGGAGCTGGTGCGCGCGGGTGAGCACACCGTCGACGAGCGCCGCGAGCTCCTGGAGCGGACGCGGCGCGACGTGCGGGCGCGGCTGGCGGAGCTGACGGACGCGCTCGCCGTACTGGACTACAAGATCGGCACGTACGGGAGGAACACCTGCCCGGGTCCGGCGCGGCCCTGA
- a CDS encoding pirin family protein produces the protein MIDVRRGADRYEGGDPATGITTRHAFSFGSFYDPDNLRFGPVLACNEETLAPGSGFDEHPHSHTEIVTWVVEGELTHKDSTGRTGLVRAGDVQRLSAGSGARHVERNDGVGRLRFVQMWLAPLAPGGEPSYEVVPEISDAAPYELPAAGAVLHVRRPGAGERVPVPAAERVYLHVVRGDLRLDGEELGPGDSVRITGERDLEITAGSPGEVLIWELP, from the coding sequence ATGATTGATGTACGCCGAGGCGCCGACCGGTACGAGGGCGGGGATCCGGCGACCGGGATCACCACCCGGCACGCCTTCTCCTTCGGGTCGTTCTACGACCCCGACAACCTGCGCTTCGGCCCCGTCCTGGCCTGCAACGAGGAGACCCTCGCCCCCGGCTCCGGCTTCGACGAGCACCCCCACAGCCACACCGAGATCGTGACCTGGGTCGTCGAGGGCGAGCTCACCCACAAGGACAGCACCGGGCGGACCGGCCTGGTACGGGCCGGGGACGTACAGCGGCTCAGCGCCGGATCCGGGGCCCGGCACGTGGAGCGCAACGACGGCGTCGGCCGGCTGCGCTTCGTCCAGATGTGGCTCGCGCCGCTCGCCCCGGGCGGGGAGCCCTCGTACGAGGTGGTCCCGGAGATCTCCGACGCCGCGCCCTACGAGCTCCCGGCGGCCGGAGCCGTCCTGCACGTGCGGCGGCCCGGCGCGGGCGAGCGGGTCCCCGTACCGGCCGCGGAGCGGGTCTACCTGCACGTGGTGCGGGGGGACCTGCGCCTGGACGGGGAGGAGCTGGGACCCGGGGACTCGGTGCGCATCACCGGCGAACGGGACCTGGAGATCACCGCCGGGTCCCCGGGGGAAGTGCTGATCTGGGAACTGCCTTAG
- a CDS encoding TetR/AcrR family transcriptional regulator — protein sequence MTDERPAEGRATGLRERKKRRTRDALLRAALLLFISQGYEQTTVDEITDAVNVSQRTFFRYFANKEEVAFAVQELVESHFFAELGSRPAAEGPLEAMRNAVLAAWDTVEEAISEVVPVDLYMRSYQLIESTPALLAVHLRRSTELEERIARLIAAREGLDVDSDPRPRVAVAAFSGVMRVTGRLWGQGEDASVDAIRRMTEAYMDQIGPALAEDWSRTPAAGPARNHPA from the coding sequence ATGACCGACGAGCGGCCGGCGGAGGGCCGGGCGACCGGACTGCGCGAACGCAAGAAGCGGCGCACCCGGGACGCCCTGCTGCGCGCCGCCCTGCTCCTGTTCATCTCCCAGGGGTACGAGCAGACCACCGTCGACGAGATCACCGACGCCGTGAACGTCTCCCAGCGCACCTTCTTCCGCTACTTCGCCAACAAGGAGGAGGTCGCCTTCGCCGTCCAGGAACTGGTCGAGTCCCACTTCTTCGCCGAGCTCGGCTCCCGGCCGGCCGCCGAGGGCCCGCTGGAGGCGATGCGCAACGCCGTGCTCGCCGCCTGGGACACCGTCGAGGAGGCCATCTCCGAGGTGGTGCCCGTCGACCTCTACATGCGCAGCTACCAGCTCATCGAGTCGACCCCGGCCCTGCTGGCCGTGCACCTGCGCCGCTCCACCGAGCTGGAGGAGCGGATCGCCCGGCTGATCGCGGCCCGGGAGGGCCTCGACGTGGACAGTGACCCCCGGCCGCGGGTGGCCGTCGCCGCCTTCTCCGGGGTGATGCGCGTCACCGGACGGCTCTGGGGGCAGGGCGAGGACGCGAGCGTGGACGCGATCCGCCGGATGACCGAGGCGTACATGGACCAGATCGGCCCGGCGCTGGCGGAGGACTGGAGCCGTACGCCTGCCGCGGGCCCGGCCCGGAACCACCCGGCCTGA